The following proteins are co-located in the Komagataeibacter sp. FNDCF1 genome:
- a CDS encoding LL-diaminopimelate aminotransferase encodes MTEEFHRIRRLPPYVFAEVNKAKAQARARGEDIIDLGMGNPDTPTPPHIVQKLVETVSDPRTHRYSVSRGIPGLRRALAGYYERRFNVKLDPETEVIATLGSKEGLANLASAITSPGDTILVPNPSYPIHQFGFIIAGASVRSIPATPDDEMLEALERAVRHSVPKPTALIVNFPSNPTAYLADIDFYRKLVAFARKHEIWILSDLAYAEIYFGSNVPPSILAVPGAKDIAVEFTSLSKTYSMAGWRMGFAAGNPKLIAALTRIKSYLDYGAFTPIQVAAVAALSGPQDCAAEIRDTYRKRRDVLIQGLHAAGWDVPSPEGSMFAWAPIPGRFRELGSVGFSKLLLEKAGVAVAPGLGFGEHGEGFVRIGLVENTQRLRQATRSIRHFMAEHGGVAPTTQQAAPLPDEQPAHS; translated from the coding sequence ATGACCGAAGAATTCCACCGTATCCGCCGCCTGCCGCCCTATGTCTTCGCCGAAGTCAACAAGGCCAAGGCCCAGGCCCGAGCGCGGGGGGAGGATATCATCGACCTGGGCATGGGCAACCCCGACACCCCCACCCCGCCCCATATCGTGCAGAAGCTGGTCGAGACGGTGTCCGACCCGCGCACGCACCGTTATTCCGTCAGCCGTGGCATTCCCGGCCTGCGGCGGGCGCTGGCGGGATATTACGAACGCCGCTTCAATGTGAAGCTCGACCCCGAGACGGAAGTGATCGCCACCCTTGGCTCCAAGGAAGGGCTGGCCAACCTTGCCTCCGCCATCACCAGCCCCGGTGACACGATTCTGGTGCCCAACCCGTCCTATCCGATCCATCAGTTCGGTTTCATCATTGCCGGTGCGTCCGTGCGCTCCATCCCGGCCACACCCGATGATGAAATGCTGGAGGCGCTGGAACGTGCGGTGCGCCATTCGGTACCCAAGCCCACGGCCCTGATCGTCAACTTCCCCTCCAACCCCACGGCGTACCTGGCCGATATCGATTTCTACCGCAAGCTGGTGGCCTTTGCCCGCAAGCATGAAATCTGGATCCTGTCCGACCTGGCCTATGCCGAGATCTATTTTGGCAGCAACGTCCCCCCCTCGATCCTGGCCGTGCCAGGGGCGAAGGACATTGCGGTGGAGTTCACGTCCCTGTCCAAGACCTATTCCATGGCGGGCTGGCGCATGGGGTTTGCCGCGGGCAACCCGAAGCTGATCGCGGCGCTTACGCGCATCAAGTCCTATCTGGATTATGGCGCGTTCACGCCCATCCAGGTTGCCGCCGTCGCGGCACTCAGCGGCCCGCAGGACTGCGCTGCCGAAATCCGCGATACCTACCGCAAGCGCCGCGACGTGCTGATCCAGGGCCTGCACGCGGCGGGGTGGGACGTGCCCTCGCCCGAGGGCTCGATGTTCGCCTGGGCGCCGATTCCCGGGCGGTTCCGTGAACTGGGCAGTGTCGGCTTCTCCAAGCTGCTGCTGGAAAAGGCCGGGGTTGCCGTGGCCCCCGGTCTGGGCTTTGGCGAACATGGCGAAGGATTCGTGCGGATCGGACTGGTGGAAAACACCCAGCGCCTGCGCCAGGCCACCCGCTCCATCCGCCATTTCATGGCGGAACATGGCGGCGTTGCCCCCACCACGCAGCAGGCAGCCCCCCTGCCTGATGAACAGCCCGCCCATTCATGA
- a CDS encoding homoserine dehydrogenase: protein MTSIPSTCESRPLRIGIAGLGTVGAGVVRLLRENAALIRARAGRELVVTAVSARDRTRDRGIDLSGVAWCDTPEELATHPDVDVVAELIGGAEGPARLTVSQALENRRPVVTANKALIAIHGAELACTAQQAGVPLMFEAAVAGGIPAIKTVREGLAADRILKIGGILNGTCNYILSVMHETGRDFAEILSDAQKLGYAEADPSTDVDGIDTAHKLAILAGLAFGRPVVFASLYIEGIRRIGALDLQFARKMGYCIKLLGLARQHENGIEARVHPCLVPQDAPIAQVNGVFNAVVAEGAFVGRLMLEGRGAGEGPTATAVCADLIDIARGAAIPVWGCDADSLTQAVALPAREFMGEYYLRLNVCDRPGVIADITAVLRDNGVSLRSMLQHADAHDIRPDGTHAVPLVLLTHETNEAAMQHALHHIAELEAVLDEPALIRIDAG, encoded by the coding sequence ATGACATCCATCCCCTCCACGTGTGAATCCAGGCCCCTGCGTATCGGCATTGCGGGGCTTGGCACGGTTGGCGCCGGCGTTGTCAGGCTGCTGCGTGAAAACGCAGCCCTGATCCGCGCCCGCGCGGGCCGCGAACTGGTCGTGACCGCCGTCAGCGCGCGCGACCGCACGCGCGACCGTGGAATCGACCTGTCCGGCGTGGCGTGGTGCGACACGCCGGAGGAACTGGCCACCCACCCCGATGTGGACGTGGTGGCCGAACTGATCGGGGGCGCGGAAGGCCCGGCGCGGCTGACCGTCAGCCAGGCGCTGGAAAACCGCAGGCCGGTCGTGACCGCCAACAAGGCGCTGATCGCCATCCACGGCGCGGAACTGGCCTGCACGGCGCAGCAGGCAGGCGTGCCACTGATGTTCGAGGCCGCCGTGGCCGGTGGCATTCCCGCCATCAAGACCGTGCGTGAAGGGCTGGCCGCTGACCGTATCCTCAAGATCGGCGGCATCCTGAACGGGACGTGCAACTACATTCTCAGCGTCATGCACGAGACCGGGCGTGACTTTGCCGAAATCCTGTCCGACGCCCAGAAGCTGGGCTATGCCGAGGCCGATCCCTCGACCGACGTGGATGGAATCGATACTGCCCACAAGCTTGCCATCCTGGCGGGTCTTGCCTTCGGGCGGCCGGTGGTGTTCGCCTCCCTCTATATCGAGGGCATCCGGCGCATCGGCGCGCTCGACCTGCAGTTCGCGCGCAAGATGGGCTACTGCATCAAGCTGCTGGGTCTCGCCCGCCAGCATGAAAACGGGATCGAGGCACGCGTGCATCCCTGCCTTGTGCCGCAGGATGCCCCCATCGCGCAGGTCAATGGCGTATTCAACGCCGTGGTGGCGGAAGGGGCCTTCGTGGGGCGCCTGATGCTGGAAGGCCGGGGCGCTGGCGAAGGCCCCACCGCCACCGCCGTCTGTGCCGATCTGATCGATATTGCCCGTGGCGCCGCCATTCCGGTATGGGGCTGCGATGCCGACAGCCTGACACAGGCGGTAGCCCTGCCCGCCCGGGAATTCATGGGCGAGTACTACCTGCGGCTGAATGTATGCGACCGCCCGGGCGTGATTGCCGATATCACGGCGGTACTGCGTGATAACGGCGTGTCGCTGCGCAGCATGCTCCAGCATGCCGACGCGCATGATATCCGCCCCGATGGCACGCATGCCGTGCCACTGGTGCTGCTGACGCATGAGACCAACGAAGCGGCCATGCAGCACGCCCTGCACCATATTGCCGAACTGGAAGCCGTGCTGGATGAACCGGCCCTGATCCGCATCGATGCAGGCTGA
- the recJ gene encoding single-stranded-DNA-specific exonuclease RecJ — MSAADLLSSPSAMLSGEEGQVPVVLGVTRSVTGRQWHWRAGAQASHTDRMGMAIAQQAGLPEIVGRMLALRGVAPEQVGTYLTPTLNDLMPNPSTLVDMDTAATRLAAAIGSGETVGLFGDYDVDGACSTALLATFLQDAGCTVLTHIPDRMTEGYGPNIPAIEAMQDAGASLIVCLDCGTAAVEVLEHASRRSDVIVLDHHQVQGPLPKIVATVNPNRPDCPSRLHGLCAAAVTFMTIIATRRTLREAGWFDTRPQPRLLDCLDLVALATVCDVMPLHGLNRAFVTQGLKVMTGRQRVGLAALLEVAGARDPFSAFTCGFAVGPRINAGGRIADSGLGLRLLLCTDPAEARVLAERLNSVNHNRQGVEAGILDRAMELAAAQRAQGHAVLVLSGRDWHPGVVGIVAGRIKEKFNRPVLVGAELEDGSVKGSARSVPGQDLGGAIIAARQAGLLSSGGGHAMAAGFGLPAGGIPALQAFLDHHLATAADLPDAVDLTIDAVVNVAAATVALAGDMNRLAPFGAGNDEPLIALPRVRVAHAQRIGREGNTLRLTLEGEGRGPRLKALVFRANESPLAAVLEDRDAPPLHLAGWLRAESWNGQTSATFFIRDVAIAQ; from the coding sequence ATGTCCGCTGCCGACCTGCTGTCCTCCCCTTCCGCCATGCTGTCCGGGGAGGAGGGACAGGTTCCCGTCGTGCTGGGCGTGACACGCAGTGTCACGGGCCGCCAGTGGCACTGGCGCGCGGGCGCGCAGGCCAGCCATACCGACCGCATGGGCATGGCCATTGCCCAGCAGGCCGGCCTGCCCGAAATCGTGGGCCGCATGCTTGCCCTGCGTGGCGTCGCCCCCGAACAGGTCGGCACCTACCTTACCCCCACCCTCAATGACCTCATGCCCAATCCGTCCACCCTGGTGGACATGGACACCGCCGCCACCCGCCTTGCCGCCGCGATAGGCAGCGGCGAGACCGTGGGGCTGTTTGGCGATTACGACGTGGATGGCGCGTGTTCCACCGCCCTTCTGGCCACCTTCCTGCAGGATGCGGGCTGCACGGTACTGACCCACATTCCCGACCGCATGACGGAAGGCTACGGCCCCAACATTCCCGCCATTGAGGCCATGCAGGACGCAGGCGCCAGCCTGATCGTGTGCCTGGACTGCGGCACGGCGGCGGTCGAGGTGCTGGAGCATGCAAGCAGGCGCAGTGATGTGATTGTCCTTGACCACCACCAGGTACAGGGGCCGCTGCCAAAGATCGTGGCCACGGTCAATCCCAACCGGCCAGACTGCCCGTCCCGCCTGCATGGGCTGTGTGCCGCGGCCGTCACGTTCATGACCATTATCGCCACCCGCCGCACCCTGCGGGAAGCGGGATGGTTCGATACCCGCCCCCAGCCCCGGTTGCTGGACTGTCTCGATCTGGTGGCGCTGGCCACCGTATGCGACGTAATGCCGCTGCACGGACTGAACCGGGCTTTTGTGACCCAGGGGCTGAAGGTCATGACAGGACGCCAGCGCGTGGGGCTGGCGGCGCTGCTGGAAGTCGCGGGCGCGCGCGATCCGTTTTCCGCCTTTACCTGCGGGTTCGCGGTGGGGCCACGCATCAACGCGGGTGGCCGCATTGCGGATTCGGGGCTGGGGCTGCGCCTGCTGCTGTGCACCGACCCGGCCGAGGCCCGCGTGCTGGCCGAACGCCTCAATTCCGTCAACCACAACCGGCAGGGCGTCGAAGCCGGCATCCTGGACCGTGCGATGGAACTGGCCGCCGCCCAGCGCGCGCAGGGCCATGCCGTACTGGTGCTGAGCGGGCGTGACTGGCACCCCGGCGTGGTGGGAATCGTGGCCGGACGCATAAAGGAAAAATTCAACCGTCCCGTGCTGGTCGGCGCGGAACTGGAAGATGGCAGCGTAAAGGGCTCCGCCCGTTCGGTACCGGGGCAGGACCTTGGCGGGGCCATTATTGCCGCGCGGCAGGCAGGGCTGCTGTCCTCGGGCGGGGGGCATGCCATGGCGGCGGGATTCGGACTGCCCGCCGGGGGGATACCGGCCCTGCAGGCATTCCTTGACCATCACCTCGCGACCGCCGCCGATCTGCCAGATGCCGTGGACCTGACCATCGACGCGGTCGTGAATGTCGCTGCCGCCACCGTGGCACTGGCAGGCGACATGAACCGGCTGGCTCCGTTCGGGGCGGGTAATGATGAACCCCTGATCGCACTGCCACGTGTACGCGTGGCCCATGCCCAGCGCATCGGGCGGGAGGGCAATACCCTGCGCCTGACGCTGGAAGGCGAAGGCCGTGGCCCACGGCTGAAGGCCCTGGTTTTCCGT